From a single Arthrobacter sp. SLBN-112 genomic region:
- a CDS encoding TerC family protein gives MNVPLWMWFAVIGFILLMLAIDLVAHRRAHVISVREAAAWSAVWVLFGVAFGGLVWFLYGTEFGQQYFAGYLIEKSLAVDNVFVWAIIFTFFAVPREYQHRVLFFGVLGALVFRGLFIAAGSAIIAGAGWVLYLFAAFLLFTGYRMLRQRDEHIDPGKSRALKLFRRHVPMTDAFHGQRFLIRKGGVLLATPLLAVLVLVEVTDIIFAVDSIPAIFAVTDEVFLVFTANAFAILGLRAMYFLLADLIHRFVYLKAGLALVLIWVGIKMALKIDVYYIPTPVSLAVITAILGISIGASLIATRRTGPQQPPVPAEPPFRNATSEELDALEPLWRRTGSKEELPPAEKSLQ, from the coding sequence TTGAACGTGCCCCTTTGGATGTGGTTCGCCGTCATCGGATTCATCCTCCTCATGCTTGCCATCGACCTCGTGGCCCACCGCCGCGCCCACGTCATCAGCGTCCGGGAGGCCGCGGCCTGGTCCGCGGTCTGGGTGCTGTTCGGCGTAGCCTTCGGCGGACTGGTCTGGTTTCTGTACGGCACGGAATTCGGCCAGCAGTACTTCGCCGGATATCTCATCGAGAAGTCCCTCGCCGTGGACAACGTCTTTGTCTGGGCGATCATCTTCACGTTCTTCGCCGTCCCCCGGGAGTACCAGCACCGCGTGCTCTTCTTCGGCGTCCTGGGCGCACTGGTGTTCCGCGGCCTGTTCATCGCGGCGGGCTCGGCCATCATTGCCGGCGCCGGGTGGGTCCTCTACCTGTTCGCGGCGTTCCTGCTCTTCACCGGCTACCGGATGCTCAGGCAGCGTGATGAGCACATCGACCCCGGGAAGTCGCGGGCGTTGAAGCTGTTCCGCCGGCACGTGCCCATGACGGACGCCTTCCATGGCCAGCGCTTCCTGATCCGGAAGGGCGGTGTACTGCTTGCCACTCCCCTGCTGGCGGTCCTGGTGCTGGTTGAAGTCACGGACATCATCTTCGCCGTCGACTCCATCCCGGCCATCTTCGCCGTCACGGACGAGGTCTTCCTGGTGTTCACGGCCAACGCGTTCGCCATCCTGGGCCTGCGTGCCATGTACTTCCTGCTGGCGGACCTCATCCACCGCTTCGTGTACCTGAAGGCGGGCCTGGCGCTGGTGCTGATCTGGGTGGGCATCAAGATGGCGCTCAAGATCGACGTCTACTACATCCCCACGCCGGTCTCCCTCGCCGTCATCACTGCCATCCTGGGCATTTCCATTGGCGCAAGCCTCATCGCCACCCGGCGCACGGGCCCGCAGCAACCGCCCGTCCCCGCCGAACCGCCGTTCCGGAATGCCACGTCGGAAGAACTCGACGCCCTGGAGCCGCTGTGGCGCAGGACGGGCAGCAAGGAGGAACTGCCGCCCGCGGAGAAGTCCCTGCAGTAG
- a CDS encoding MFS transporter, protein MSTTPTLVPLSSQGAGTGPRDPRKAAMSGWIGSALEYYDFALYSLAATLIFPTIFFPSENPTVGIIASLATYAVGYVSRPVGAVVLGAYGDRHGRKKVLVFAMLLMGFATFAVGLLPTYGQVGLLAPALLVLLRLVQGFAVAGELGGASAMIVEHSPDAKRGFFASFSLQGTQVGSIVATAVLLPLAAILPADQFGTWGWRIPFLLSAVVILAGYFIRRRVQEPPAYAAQSGKPESKRFPLVELLRTRPGALVRCIAMTFTNVIGMATLIFGVSYATQKGYGNGFSSSEFLWVTLVANIAAVATIPLFGALSDRIGRRMLMAAGGVIGGLLVTGYLWAIEQGSLPLVFVCVVIVQGIFFQMWNATFATFFQEQFPMRIRVTGFAVSQNIGLMIASFFPSIFTAIAPPGSTNVPLTIGLTTLGICLVSAVATLMSPDTKGKSLEDLEVQETAKAGA, encoded by the coding sequence ATGAGCACCACCCCAACCCTCGTTCCCCTCAGCAGCCAGGGAGCTGGAACAGGTCCGCGGGACCCGAGGAAAGCGGCGATGAGCGGCTGGATCGGAAGCGCCCTGGAGTACTACGATTTCGCGCTGTACTCCCTTGCGGCCACGCTGATCTTCCCCACGATTTTCTTTCCTTCGGAGAACCCCACCGTGGGAATCATCGCCTCCCTGGCAACATATGCTGTGGGGTATGTTTCCCGTCCCGTAGGTGCCGTCGTCCTTGGAGCGTACGGTGACCGGCACGGGCGCAAGAAGGTCCTCGTCTTCGCGATGCTGCTCATGGGCTTTGCCACCTTCGCTGTAGGACTCCTGCCCACCTACGGACAGGTGGGCCTCCTGGCGCCCGCCCTCCTGGTGCTCCTCCGCCTGGTCCAGGGCTTTGCCGTAGCCGGCGAGCTTGGCGGTGCCAGCGCCATGATCGTGGAGCATTCCCCCGACGCCAAACGCGGATTCTTTGCCAGCTTCAGCCTCCAGGGCACCCAGGTGGGTTCGATCGTGGCCACCGCCGTCCTCCTCCCGCTCGCCGCCATCCTCCCGGCTGACCAGTTCGGCACCTGGGGCTGGCGCATCCCGTTCCTGCTCTCCGCCGTCGTGATCCTGGCCGGCTACTTCATCCGCCGCCGGGTGCAGGAACCGCCGGCCTACGCAGCGCAGTCAGGCAAGCCGGAAAGCAAGCGATTCCCGCTCGTTGAACTCCTGCGCACCCGGCCGGGAGCCCTGGTCCGCTGCATCGCCATGACCTTCACCAATGTCATCGGCATGGCCACCCTCATTTTCGGCGTCTCCTACGCCACCCAGAAGGGCTACGGCAACGGCTTCTCCAGCAGCGAGTTCCTGTGGGTGACCCTCGTGGCCAACATCGCGGCCGTCGCCACCATCCCGCTGTTTGGCGCACTTTCCGACAGGATTGGCCGGCGGATGCTCATGGCTGCCGGCGGTGTCATCGGCGGCCTGCTGGTGACCGGGTACCTGTGGGCCATCGAGCAGGGGAGCCTGCCGCTGGTCTTCGTGTGCGTCGTGATCGTGCAGGGCATCTTCTTCCAGATGTGGAACGCCACCTTCGCCACGTTCTTCCAGGAGCAGTTCCCCATGCGGATCCGCGTGACCGGTTTCGCGGTCTCGCAGAACATCGGGCTCATGATTGCATCGTTCTTCCCCAGCATCTTCACCGCAATCGCGCCTCCGGGCTCCACCAACGTCCCGCTCACCATCGGGTTGACCACGCTGGGCATCTGCCTGGTCTCCGCGGTGGCCACCCTGATGTCACCGGACACCAAGGGCAAGTCACTTGAGGACCTCGAGGTGCAGGAAACGGCGAAGGCCGGGGCATAG
- a CDS encoding GntR family transcriptional regulator: protein MPETPARNTGAHFVYAELKRRILSLELKPGERLYEPAMASALQVSRTPLREAIRRLISESLLEQQPTGGVLVPVLDESAISELYEVRAAMESLMARNACMKATPADIEALQGILERNAAMVKFADDAMQQGMALHAKIATIAGNSWARRFHSQISSQMERYRHFTNSSQERRDQALAQHRVLVAALAGGDPDKAATIAFDHVMGARDAAVRAISGNSASGS from the coding sequence ATGCCAGAAACACCTGCCCGGAACACCGGTGCCCACTTTGTCTACGCCGAACTGAAGCGGCGGATCCTTAGCCTTGAGCTGAAGCCGGGGGAACGCCTCTACGAGCCGGCCATGGCGTCGGCCCTGCAGGTGAGCCGCACACCGCTCCGGGAGGCCATCAGGCGGCTCATCTCGGAGAGCCTGCTGGAACAGCAGCCCACCGGGGGAGTGCTGGTGCCGGTGCTGGACGAGTCCGCCATTTCCGAACTGTATGAAGTCCGCGCGGCCATGGAGTCCCTCATGGCCCGCAATGCCTGCATGAAGGCGACGCCGGCCGACATCGAAGCCCTCCAAGGCATTCTTGAACGCAACGCGGCCATGGTCAAGTTTGCCGACGACGCCATGCAGCAGGGCATGGCACTGCACGCAAAGATCGCCACGATCGCAGGGAACTCCTGGGCCCGCCGGTTCCACAGCCAGATTTCCAGCCAGATGGAACGCTACCGGCACTTCACCAACAGCAGCCAGGAACGCCGGGACCAAGCGCTGGCCCAGCACCGGGTCCTGGTGGCGGCCCTCGCCGGCGGGGACCCGGACAAGGCAGCCACGATCGCGTTCGACCACGTCATGGGCGCCCGCGACGCCGCGGTCCGGGCCATCTCCGGCAACAGTGCCTCCGGCTCATGA
- a CDS encoding DUF3072 domain-containing protein, with amino-acid sequence MSDSNQETIGSPEPEPNAGLNRDPEDWVTGDEPMTAAQRSYLDTLAREAGEELPADLSKAEASKHIDRLQQRSNRVSGDGDNSGN; translated from the coding sequence ATGAGCGACAGCAACCAGGAAACCATCGGCAGCCCGGAGCCAGAGCCCAACGCAGGCCTCAACAGGGACCCGGAAGACTGGGTTACCGGGGATGAACCCATGACAGCGGCGCAGCGCAGCTACCTCGATACGCTGGCACGGGAGGCCGGCGAAGAACTTCCCGCGGACCTGAGCAAGGCGGAGGCGTCAAAGCACATCGACCGGCTGCAGCAGCGCAGCAACCGTGTTTCCGGAGACGGGGACAACTCCGGCAACTAA
- a CDS encoding glycosyltransferase family 87 protein, with amino-acid sequence MLPSPVRNRLNTGRGLLGGFIVVHLVFLVFAASLSLHGEAFSDTFIYRDWAMAGFNDANLSGGPSPWVYPILALIPMAIAGLAGPGPFFFIWVLMTTLLNGWALLKLTERGRNTSAIPAGWWWLAFTFLMGWLGFARVDGLTAPLVLVALAYGVKRPFVASVLLAIGTWVKVWPAAIMLALFAVVKNRLLVVLAGIATTAGVVALAAALGSVPKLLNFLTQQGDRGMQLEATFTTPWLWLSVLNVGGSRMYMNTDINSMQVDGPGTATMSVLMQPLLVLAALLVAGLTFWALHNGKQHKVAGGVDRTELLLAGALTLATAFVVFNKVGSPQFMVWLGPAVAVGLAHSWREWRVPAAMLIAIAVATYFIYPLFYDALSHNNPWMALVLTIRNVLLVVLFLWSVRRLYTLGKKTTAPAPALKET; translated from the coding sequence ATCCTTCCCAGCCCGGTCCGGAACCGGTTGAATACCGGTCGCGGCCTCCTGGGCGGTTTCATTGTGGTGCACCTTGTCTTCCTGGTCTTCGCCGCCTCCCTCTCCCTTCACGGCGAAGCATTCAGCGACACCTTCATCTACCGCGACTGGGCCATGGCGGGGTTCAATGACGCCAACCTCAGCGGAGGTCCCAGTCCGTGGGTGTACCCCATCCTGGCGCTCATCCCCATGGCGATCGCAGGCCTGGCCGGACCCGGACCTTTCTTCTTCATCTGGGTCCTCATGACCACGCTCCTCAACGGCTGGGCGCTGCTGAAGCTGACAGAGCGGGGCCGCAACACCAGCGCCATCCCGGCCGGCTGGTGGTGGCTGGCCTTCACCTTCCTGATGGGCTGGCTGGGCTTCGCCCGCGTGGACGGCCTCACCGCCCCGCTGGTCCTCGTGGCCCTTGCCTACGGCGTCAAGCGCCCCTTCGTCGCGTCAGTCCTGCTGGCCATCGGCACCTGGGTGAAGGTCTGGCCCGCGGCCATCATGCTGGCCCTCTTCGCCGTCGTGAAGAACCGCCTGCTGGTGGTGCTGGCAGGAATCGCGACGACGGCGGGCGTGGTTGCGCTGGCGGCAGCCCTGGGCAGCGTGCCCAAGCTCCTGAACTTCCTTACGCAGCAGGGCGACCGCGGCATGCAGCTCGAAGCCACCTTCACCACGCCTTGGCTCTGGCTTTCCGTCCTGAACGTGGGCGGCTCGCGCATGTACATGAACACGGACATCAACTCCATGCAGGTGGACGGCCCGGGCACCGCCACCATGTCCGTCCTGATGCAGCCCCTCCTGGTCCTGGCCGCCCTCCTGGTGGCCGGGCTGACGTTCTGGGCGCTTCACAACGGGAAGCAGCACAAGGTGGCCGGCGGTGTGGACCGCACCGAACTGCTGCTGGCCGGCGCCCTGACCCTGGCCACGGCATTCGTGGTCTTCAACAAGGTGGGATCGCCCCAGTTCATGGTCTGGCTTGGCCCTGCCGTCGCGGTGGGCCTGGCGCACAGCTGGCGCGAATGGCGGGTACCGGCGGCCATGCTGATCGCCATTGCGGTGGCAACCTACTTCATCTACCCCCTCTTCTACGACGCCCTGAGCCACAACAACCCGTGGATGGCGCTGGTACTGACCATCCGCAACGTCCTGCTGGTGGTCCTGTTCCTGTGGAGCGTCCGGCGGCTGTACACGCTGGGCAAGAAGACCACCGCACCCGCCCCCGCGCTCAAGGAGACCTGA
- a CDS encoding NAD(P)-dependent oxidoreductase: MDAKLKVAVLGTGIMGAAMARNIQRAGHDVSVWNRDPAKTKPLVAQGARRAATPAEAVEAADVILTMLHDAAAVEEVIRSAAPGVRPGTAWVQSTTVGAQDAPSLAALASGLGLDLVEAPVSGTRAPAEAGQLLVLAAGPEPVRHRVAPVLDAVGARTIWTGDDPATGSAARLKLVVNSWVIAASNAAGEVVALAQALGVDPQQFLGVLDGGPLDLPYLRTKMDLILNDGLEPASFAVDTARKDAHLIVDAAAGQGLKLDGAVAYAARLDRVAGQGRTKQDMAAAYFASY, encoded by the coding sequence ATGGATGCGAAGCTCAAAGTGGCTGTGCTGGGGACGGGAATCATGGGAGCGGCCATGGCCCGGAACATCCAGCGGGCCGGACATGATGTTTCAGTGTGGAACCGGGACCCGGCCAAGACAAAACCGCTGGTTGCCCAAGGTGCCCGGCGTGCCGCTACCCCTGCCGAGGCTGTCGAGGCAGCCGACGTCATCCTGACCATGCTCCACGACGCCGCCGCGGTGGAAGAGGTCATCCGGAGTGCAGCGCCGGGTGTGCGGCCCGGCACTGCCTGGGTCCAGTCCACCACCGTTGGGGCGCAGGACGCCCCCTCGTTGGCCGCCCTGGCTTCAGGGCTTGGCTTGGACCTGGTGGAGGCGCCTGTTTCCGGAACGCGGGCCCCTGCCGAGGCCGGCCAGCTCCTGGTGCTTGCCGCCGGTCCCGAGCCAGTGCGGCACCGCGTGGCACCGGTCCTCGATGCCGTGGGCGCCCGAACCATCTGGACGGGTGACGACCCCGCCACGGGTTCGGCCGCCCGCCTCAAGCTCGTGGTCAACAGCTGGGTCATCGCAGCCTCCAACGCCGCCGGTGAAGTGGTTGCCCTTGCCCAGGCGCTGGGCGTTGACCCGCAGCAGTTCCTTGGCGTGCTCGACGGCGGTCCGCTGGACCTGCCCTATCTGCGCACCAAGATGGACCTCATCCTGAACGACGGGCTGGAACCTGCCTCGTTTGCCGTGGACACCGCCCGGAAGGATGCCCACCTGATTGTCGACGCTGCCGCCGGGCAGGGCTTGAAGCTGGACGGCGCTGTTGCGTATGCCGCCCGGCTTGACCGGGTGGCCGGGCAGGGGCGCACCAAACAGGACATGGCTGCGGCCTATTTCGCCAGCTACTAG
- a CDS encoding glycosyltransferase 87 family protein, with protein MTVRTKLLPAKVVDWFARPSSVWWGFAVVHVYFLGWMASFFLNGDTFSDTEQYRQWAMDGYNPSDLTGKISPWVYPVLAQIPIFLANIAGPSLYLLVWFLIISALNAVGLVYLTRGPRKVTGIAPAWWWLFFTVFMGYLSFARVEGITAPIVLIALLYVAERPVVAGVLLSIATWIKVWPAAVLVPIVIASHKRIQVVLAGAAVTAVVGLGTWLTGGLPHIMDFLTNQGERGMQLEATFSTPWVWLSVFHIAGSRMADNTAINSTEVYGPGAGTVAFLMQPLLVLGAITAAILLVRALRRGAEREELFLEGALMMVTAFIVFNKVGSPQFIIWLAPVIIAGLTHDWERWKVPAALLMGIAMTTFVIYPLFYTPLIHAHPVMAAILTTRNVLLVVLLWWSVKRTAELGRKTTAQVPAGA; from the coding sequence GTGACGGTCCGCACCAAACTGCTCCCGGCAAAAGTGGTGGACTGGTTCGCCCGCCCATCCAGTGTCTGGTGGGGCTTCGCCGTCGTCCATGTGTACTTCCTGGGCTGGATGGCGTCCTTCTTCCTGAACGGCGATACCTTCAGCGACACCGAGCAGTACCGGCAGTGGGCCATGGACGGCTACAACCCATCGGACCTGACCGGCAAGATCAGCCCCTGGGTCTACCCGGTGCTGGCGCAGATCCCCATCTTCCTCGCCAACATCGCCGGGCCCAGCCTCTACCTGCTGGTCTGGTTCCTGATCATCAGCGCGCTCAACGCCGTCGGCCTGGTCTACCTCACCCGCGGCCCGCGGAAGGTGACTGGCATTGCGCCGGCCTGGTGGTGGCTGTTCTTCACGGTGTTCATGGGCTACCTGAGCTTCGCCCGGGTGGAAGGCATTACGGCGCCGATCGTGCTGATCGCACTGCTCTATGTGGCGGAGCGGCCCGTGGTGGCAGGCGTCCTGCTCAGCATCGCCACCTGGATCAAGGTGTGGCCCGCAGCAGTGCTGGTACCCATCGTGATCGCCAGCCACAAGCGGATCCAGGTGGTGCTCGCCGGCGCTGCCGTGACCGCCGTCGTCGGCCTGGGAACTTGGCTGACCGGCGGCCTGCCGCACATCATGGACTTCCTCACCAACCAGGGCGAGCGCGGCATGCAGCTCGAGGCCACCTTCTCCACACCCTGGGTCTGGCTGAGCGTCTTCCACATCGCCGGGTCAAGAATGGCGGACAACACGGCCATCAACTCCACCGAGGTCTACGGCCCGGGGGCCGGTACCGTGGCCTTCCTGATGCAGCCGCTGCTGGTCCTTGGGGCCATCACCGCGGCCATCCTGCTGGTGCGTGCCCTTCGGCGCGGCGCCGAACGGGAGGAACTCTTCCTCGAGGGCGCGCTCATGATGGTCACCGCCTTCATAGTGTTCAACAAGGTGGGGTCCCCGCAGTTCATCATCTGGCTGGCACCGGTGATCATCGCCGGCCTCACCCACGACTGGGAGCGCTGGAAGGTTCCGGCAGCTTTGCTGATGGGCATCGCCATGACCACGTTCGTGATATACCCGCTGTTCTACACCCCGCTCATCCACGCCCACCCGGTCATGGCGGCCATCCTCACCACCCGCAACGTGCTCCTGGTGGTGCTGCTGTGGTGGTCGGTGAAGCGCACCGCCGAGTTGGGCCGGAAAACCACAGCGCAGGTACCTGCGGGAGCCTGA